Proteins from a single region of Candidatus Woesearchaeota archaeon:
- a CDS encoding AAA family ATPase translates to MSLFKDMLKSGESVFRDTVPLNFDFQPKVVFARENEQQRFAIAIRPLFENHNGRNVFVYGPPGVGKTTACKHVLRELEETTDDIIPMYINCWKENSTYKIFFKLCEDLGYKFIQSKKTPELWAMIMQRLNKKSVVFIFDEIDKLEDTDFLYTILEDIYRKSIFLITNYRDSYSEMDERIRSRLNPEFLHFPPYTETEIGKILEQRKEYAFVPGCWDDDAFKEIVEHCSEDKDVRVGLYLMRETGNIAEEKSSRKITCLHVAAAIAKAQEFQIKSKESLEEDLQVILEIIKDNNGKKIGEIFTSYQQMGGELSYKSFQRRILRLQDGRYINTEKVTGTEGNTTIVHFASHKKLTDF, encoded by the coding sequence ATGTCTCTCTTCAAAGATATGCTCAAATCGGGCGAATCAGTGTTTCGCGACACTGTTCCACTCAATTTTGATTTTCAACCTAAAGTGGTCTTTGCCAGAGAAAATGAGCAACAGCGTTTTGCCATCGCCATTCGACCTTTATTTGAAAATCATAACGGCCGTAATGTCTTTGTTTATGGGCCACCTGGCGTAGGGAAAACCACTGCGTGTAAACATGTTCTAAGAGAATTAGAAGAGACCACAGATGATATCATCCCTATGTATATCAACTGTTGGAAAGAAAATTCTACCTACAAGATTTTCTTTAAGTTATGTGAAGATCTAGGCTATAAATTCATTCAGAGCAAAAAGACTCCTGAACTGTGGGCAATGATCATGCAACGCTTGAACAAAAAGAGTGTTGTGTTTATTTTTGATGAAATTGACAAACTTGAAGATACAGACTTTCTCTATACTATCCTTGAAGACATTTATCGCAAATCCATTTTTCTCATCACAAATTATCGTGATTCCTACAGTGAGATGGATGAACGCATTAGAAGCCGCCTCAATCCTGAGTTTCTTCATTTTCCTCCCTACACAGAAACGGAAATTGGTAAAATTCTAGAACAACGTAAGGAATATGCCTTCGTACCTGGATGTTGGGACGATGATGCATTCAAAGAGATTGTCGAGCATTGCTCTGAAGACAAAGATGTGCGTGTTGGTCTCTATCTCATGCGTGAAACTGGAAACATTGCTGAAGAGAAAAGTTCGCGTAAAATTACCTGTCTTCATGTTGCTGCAGCCATTGCCAAAGCCCAAGAATTTCAAATCAAATCAAAAGAATCTCTTGAAGAGGATCTCCAAGTCATTCTCGAAATCATTAAAGACAACAATGGTAAAAAAATTGGTGAAATTTTCACATCATATCAACAGATGGGCGGAGAACTCAGTTACAAAAGCTTTCAACGTCGAATTTTACGCTTGCAGGATGGGCGATATATCAATACAGAAAAAGTAACTGGAACCGAAGGCAATACCACTATTGTTCATTTTGCCTCACACAAAAAATTAACTGATTTCTAA
- a CDS encoding NUDIX domain-containing protein yields MAAEPKISAHESSAGIILYRLLNKKREYLLLQYHYTTSYWGLCKGRIEQNEDPEQTALREAAEETSYTKIELHSRFREKTSYFFLREGKYISKSVLWFCGKVLDTHDGKVSFEHTKLIWLPYEKAIEKLTYDNDKRMVQEAEEFLKNFEKK; encoded by the coding sequence ATGGCCGCCGAACCAAAAATCAGTGCACATGAATCATCCGCAGGGATTATACTCTATCGCCTGCTTAACAAAAAACGAGAATACCTTCTTCTACAATATCATTATACTACTTCTTATTGGGGGCTGTGCAAAGGACGTATTGAACAAAATGAAGATCCTGAACAGACAGCACTGCGCGAAGCAGCAGAAGAAACAAGTTACACCAAGATCGAACTCCACTCTCGCTTTCGAGAAAAAACCTCTTACTTCTTTCTTCGGGAGGGGAAGTACATCTCTAAAAGCGTACTCTGGTTTTGCGGCAAGGTGTTGGATACTCACGATGGCAAAGTGTCATTTGAACACACCAAGCTCATCTGGCTACCATACGAAAAAGCAATTGAGAAATTAACCTATGACAATGATAAAAGAATGGTGCAAGAAGCAGAAGAGTTTTTGAAAAATTTTGAAAAGAAATGA
- a CDS encoding NAD(P)H-hydrate epimerase, whose translation MITVAQLRKLEREAQKQGVFAKDLMDNVGREVAHLLTIHHEVEGKRVIIFAGQGNNGGDGFALARYLLETVPVVVLFFGEKIKLTPEALKEYDAIWQKATIVPIKNKEDLEKIHFQPKHQLILVDAMLGIGIEGDIREPVSWGIDFFNSIPGEKISLDVPSGLHPDTGDVANKICDVDTVFTFHDTKPGLEKYNAKIIVVDIGLGQKG comes from the coding sequence ATGATCACAGTTGCTCAATTACGCAAGCTTGAACGAGAAGCGCAGAAGCAAGGAGTCTTTGCGAAAGATCTTATGGATAATGTGGGGCGCGAAGTTGCACACCTATTAACTATTCACCATGAAGTTGAAGGAAAACGAGTGATTATTTTTGCAGGTCAAGGAAACAATGGGGGAGACGGATTTGCTCTTGCGCGTTATTTACTTGAGACTGTGCCCGTAGTGGTTTTGTTTTTTGGTGAGAAAATAAAGTTAACTCCTGAAGCACTCAAAGAATACGATGCAATTTGGCAAAAAGCAACAATTGTTCCTATTAAAAATAAAGAAGATTTAGAGAAGATTCATTTTCAACCAAAACACCAATTAATCTTAGTTGATGCAATGCTTGGAATTGGTATTGAGGGAGATATACGTGAACCTGTAAGTTGGGGCATTGATTTTTTTAATTCTATACCTGGGGAGAAAATATCACTAGATGTACCCTCAGGACTTCATCCAGATACCGGAGATGTCGCAAATAAAATCTGTGATGTAGACACTGTGTTTACGTTTCATGACACTAAACCTGGGTTGGAGAAGTATAATGCCAAGATTATTGTGGTGGATATTGGGTTGGGACAGAAAGGATAA
- a CDS encoding divergent PAP2 family protein translates to MNFVLLATLLAGFGAQLLKLILYFFQHKSLNVKDIVVTGGMPSSHSAFVVALSTSIYLDEGASTAFAITLVLAMIVIRDAFGVRRTVGEEGVMITTILKKLKLHKETHFAMGHTPAQVAVGSLIGFVVPLLVYYLG, encoded by the coding sequence ATGAATTTCGTCTTACTTGCAACGTTACTTGCTGGCTTTGGCGCGCAGCTGCTTAAGTTGATTCTCTATTTCTTTCAGCACAAGAGTCTTAATGTGAAAGATATTGTTGTTACTGGAGGTATGCCCTCCTCGCATTCGGCGTTTGTGGTTGCCCTCTCCACAAGTATTTATCTTGATGAGGGAGCGTCAACGGCGTTTGCAATTACCCTTGTTCTGGCAATGATTGTGATTCGGGATGCGTTTGGTGTACGTCGTACCGTAGGAGAAGAAGGCGTGATGATCACAACCATTCTTAAGAAATTAAAATTACATAAAGAAACTCATTTTGCCATGGGACACACGCCTGCCCAAGTAGCTGTTGGTTCATTGATTGGATTTGTGGTGCCGTTGTTGGTTTACTATTTGGGATAA
- the uppS gene encoding di-trans,poly-cis-decaprenylcistransferase, whose product MPKSYHVGIILDGNRRFAQKNQKPTLEGHKLGAQNVKKLILEWAPACNINQLTLYAFSMQNFQRSKEEVSYLFSLFRSFTQELLKSKEFHDRDVRIRFCGRLYLFPKPLQTIMHKLMEKTKNNTGLVVNLCMAYGGKEEIIDAVKDIVTQKIPASKIDEKLFASHLYLADEPDLIIRTGGDQRTSNFLIWQSWYSEWFFVKKTWPEFSEKDLKKIIKDFEERQRRFGK is encoded by the coding sequence ATGCCCAAAAGTTATCACGTTGGAATCATTCTTGATGGCAATCGCCGCTTTGCACAAAAAAACCAAAAGCCAACACTTGAAGGTCATAAGCTCGGTGCACAAAACGTAAAAAAACTCATTCTAGAATGGGCACCTGCCTGTAACATCAACCAGCTGACTCTCTATGCGTTTTCTATGCAGAACTTTCAGCGTTCCAAAGAAGAAGTATCCTATCTCTTCAGTTTGTTTCGTTCATTTACGCAGGAGCTACTCAAGTCAAAAGAATTTCATGATCGGGACGTTCGCATCCGTTTCTGTGGTCGTCTGTATCTCTTTCCTAAACCATTGCAAACAATTATGCATAAACTCATGGAGAAGACCAAGAACAACACTGGTCTGGTAGTCAATTTGTGTATGGCGTATGGTGGCAAAGAAGAAATTATTGATGCTGTCAAAGACATTGTTACACAAAAGATTCCCGCTTCCAAGATCGATGAGAAACTCTTTGCGTCGCATCTCTATCTAGCTGATGAACCAGATCTCATCATCCGCACCGGTGGCGACCAACGCACTTCTAACTTTTTAATCTGGCAGTCATGGTATAGTGAGTGGTTCTTTGTCAAAAAAACTTGGCCTGAATTTAGTGAAAAAGATTTGAAGAAAATCATTAAAGACTTTGAAGAACGACAGAGACGGTTTGGGAAGTGA
- a CDS encoding DUF4263 domain-containing protein yields the protein MSSNIIPRVAFLGLCEKGESIREGDYRSWYHNLIGINSNCFCLIFPINLKEFKKLVFAIYDVKNLKDTNLEFLDQNGLLIQKMSLKYHEQGINKRNLNVDRGNTFSIKVRDLTTGWSLFLCDFEKDIILSEPTTLNIFLEQDGEKIPIGSVTFHYQKVPPLSKERIAALKADPAISKKIAIQLGCKNCKAELKIYVGLERDKVFEEKGDIWFEDLPDIFSCKCRNSSFSLKYIRENFHALLGKVKNGSQKIISAQNYYTKASIIKIIDAFKLLIESNPGEEEVQKFIERNTLILSLFSPEMIYNKMPILSKYKTDFCIVTNRKDLLLIEIEKPSFQIMKKNGETKREMQHALDQVNNWIHLVSDEKSAVLKGIGNLKVEDINRVKGVLIMGCEKDYEQEKLREFKSRNLGEVSFYTYDDLLRGLNALAKNIDNLD from the coding sequence ATGAGCAGTAATATTATTCCCAGAGTAGCTTTCTTAGGTTTGTGTGAGAAAGGAGAGTCGATTAGAGAGGGAGATTATAGAAGTTGGTACCACAATTTAATAGGTATTAACTCTAACTGTTTTTGTCTCATCTTTCCTATAAATCTTAAAGAATTTAAAAAATTAGTATTCGCGATTTATGACGTTAAAAATTTAAAAGATACAAATCTAGAATTTTTGGATCAGAACGGACTTCTAATTCAAAAAATGTCTTTAAAATATCACGAACAAGGAATCAATAAAAGAAATTTAAACGTTGATAGGGGAAATACTTTTTCAATTAAAGTTCGAGATTTAACTACGGGTTGGTCGCTTTTCCTCTGCGACTTCGAGAAGGATATAATTTTATCCGAACCGACGACACTTAATATTTTTTTAGAACAAGATGGTGAAAAAATCCCAATCGGGTCAGTTACTTTTCATTATCAAAAAGTTCCCCCCTTAAGTAAAGAGAGGATTGCTGCTCTAAAAGCTGACCCCGCCATCTCAAAGAAAATAGCAATTCAACTTGGTTGTAAAAACTGCAAAGCAGAACTTAAGATTTATGTAGGTTTAGAGAGAGATAAAGTATTTGAGGAAAAAGGAGATATCTGGTTTGAGGATTTACCAGATATTTTCTCTTGTAAGTGTAGGAATTCTTCATTTAGTCTCAAATACATACGTGAAAACTTTCACGCTTTATTAGGAAAAGTCAAAAATGGCAGTCAAAAAATTATATCTGCACAGAATTATTATACAAAAGCTTCAATAATTAAAATAATTGATGCATTTAAACTATTAATAGAAAGTAACCCTGGAGAAGAAGAAGTTCAAAAATTTATTGAAAGGAATACATTAATACTAAGTCTTTTTTCGCCAGAGATGATTTATAACAAAATGCCTATCTTGAGTAAGTATAAAACTGACTTTTGTATAGTAACAAACAGGAAAGATCTTCTTCTTATAGAAATTGAAAAACCTTCATTCCAAATAATGAAGAAAAATGGTGAAACAAAGAGAGAAATGCAACACGCACTAGATCAAGTGAACAATTGGATTCACTTAGTAAGTGATGAAAAATCAGCCGTTCTAAAAGGAATAGGTAATCTAAAAGTAGAAGATATAAACCGAGTTAAAGGTGTTCTGATTATGGGTTGTGAAAAAGATTATGAACAGGAGAAACTAAGAGAGTTTAAATCAAGGAATCTGGGGGAAGTATCTTTTTACACTTATGATGATCTGTTAAGAGGATTAAATGCACTAGCTAAAAACATCGATAACTTAGATTGA
- the mutL gene encoding DNA mismatch repair endonuclease MutL encodes MPTIHVLSEDVINKIAAGEVIERPASVVKELVENSIDAGATKITVDIENVGRDLICITDNGSGMNSEDAKLSIIRHATSKLSTADDLFNIQSLGFRGEALASIAAVSTLSISTKQKKNIEGYMITIRGGTIQKEGSCAHEQGTTIEVKSLFFNTPARLKFLKTDAVELRHIIDVVTQYALIHPEISFTLTHNNSSLIEAPKVEDLRQRIAFLYGVSIAKDLVPIQTKGDGFTLNGFLGTPMQSRNDKAQQALYVNKRWIKNTDLRDAVYEGYHSMLFHGKHPIFVLDIELDAQRIDVNIHPQKSEIKIEQRDEICSAITQAVKHALSTNNLIPDVTPRFENVSGFSKPSKYSFEKATQQVLPIEREERTRSIPQVKESAAVYQQDSDSSSAPSSISNFPFTSSPAEFHSSLPTMRLLGQIHKTFFVAESDGGAYFIDQHAAHERVLYEELMGDLTLGQIAPQVLLQAAVIDLAPRDVPIVTQHLSFLHQLGFTLESFGTNSFSLKTLPSIFGRQQPKELFADMLGILQEEGKNTLEKLRETILTRMACRAAVMAGDPVTIPEMELILHQLSQTQHPYTCPHGRPTVIRVSAEELEKKFKRKG; translated from the coding sequence ATGCCTACAATTCATGTTCTTAGCGAAGACGTCATCAATAAAATTGCAGCAGGCGAAGTTATTGAACGGCCTGCATCCGTAGTCAAAGAGTTAGTAGAAAACTCCATCGATGCTGGTGCAACCAAAATCACGGTTGACATTGAAAATGTAGGCAGAGATCTCATCTGCATCACTGACAATGGGTCAGGTATGAATTCAGAAGATGCAAAACTCTCCATCATTCGACATGCAACGAGTAAGTTAAGTACAGCAGACGATCTTTTCAACATTCAATCGCTTGGATTTCGTGGAGAAGCTCTCGCTTCTATTGCTGCTGTAAGTACTCTTTCCATTTCGACAAAACAAAAGAAAAACATCGAAGGCTACATGATCACCATTCGTGGTGGTACGATTCAAAAAGAAGGTTCATGTGCTCACGAGCAAGGCACAACTATTGAAGTAAAATCACTTTTTTTCAATACACCGGCGCGTCTCAAATTTCTCAAAACCGATGCCGTGGAATTGCGCCATATCATTGATGTAGTAACCCAATATGCATTGATTCATCCCGAAATCTCTTTCACTCTTACTCACAATAACTCCTCTCTTATCGAGGCACCTAAAGTCGAAGATCTACGCCAACGCATTGCGTTTCTCTATGGTGTATCAATAGCCAAAGATTTAGTACCTATTCAAACCAAGGGTGATGGCTTTACTCTAAACGGTTTTTTAGGCACACCAATGCAATCACGTAATGACAAAGCGCAACAGGCTTTGTATGTTAACAAACGCTGGATTAAGAATACTGATTTACGTGATGCTGTGTATGAAGGATATCATTCGATGTTGTTTCATGGTAAACATCCGATCTTTGTGTTAGACATCGAACTCGATGCTCAACGTATTGATGTTAATATCCATCCCCAGAAATCAGAGATCAAAATCGAACAGCGTGATGAGATTTGCAGTGCGATTACGCAAGCGGTTAAACACGCACTTTCAACGAATAATCTTATTCCTGATGTGACGCCACGGTTTGAAAATGTTAGTGGATTTTCTAAACCAAGCAAGTACTCATTTGAAAAAGCAACGCAACAAGTATTGCCGATTGAGAGAGAAGAAAGAACACGATCAATTCCACAAGTAAAAGAAAGTGCCGCAGTCTATCAACAAGACTCAGACTCTTCCTCTGCTCCTAGTTCCATTAGCAATTTTCCATTTACCTCATCTCCTGCTGAGTTTCATTCTTCTCTTCCTACAATGCGTTTGTTAGGTCAAATTCACAAAACATTCTTTGTTGCCGAAAGTGATGGTGGAGCATATTTTATCGATCAACATGCGGCACACGAACGAGTACTCTACGAGGAATTGATGGGCGATCTCACTTTGGGTCAAATTGCACCGCAAGTATTGCTTCAAGCAGCAGTAATCGATCTCGCCCCACGGGATGTTCCCATTGTGACACAGCATCTTTCTTTCTTACATCAGCTTGGTTTTACACTCGAATCATTTGGAACCAATAGTTTTTCACTCAAAACGCTTCCGAGTATCTTTGGTCGACAGCAACCTAAAGAACTCTTTGCTGACATGTTGGGCATTCTGCAAGAAGAAGGGAAAAACACGTTGGAGAAACTACGTGAAACTATTCTCACTCGTATGGCTTGTCGTGCTGCCGTGATGGCGGGTGATCCAGTCACCATCCCCGAAATGGAATTGATCCTACATCAACTTTCTCAAACCCAACATCCCTATACCTGTCCCCATGGCCGTCCAACGGTGATTAGAGTGAGCGCAGAAGAGCTCGAGAAGAAGTTTAAAAGGAAAGGGTAA
- a CDS encoding SPASM domain-containing protein: MVFSLMPLFDRYVPAELRSNIKEAYRAFEYFRERTRHPFEERFSQIEIETNTNCNRACRICPVRSAPRRGGLMEDSLYATLLDQLEEMDYRGRLAPLFYNEPFLDSRLANLMAKAREKLPLAEILVYTNGSLATAQNLAELVEAGVDGIIISQYQDNVGRDDARPLLKSLDPKIRRHVRYRILTEEDPLSNRGGLVRVRNPTGKNVCFQASTNAIVDYRGNVVLCCNDYQTTHVFGNIKNASIVEIWNKKEFKQVRAELRRGIFEWEMCKECAGEK, from the coding sequence ATGGTTTTTTCATTAATGCCGTTATTTGACCGCTATGTTCCTGCCGAGTTGCGTTCTAACATAAAAGAAGCATACCGAGCTTTTGAATATTTTCGCGAACGAACACGCCATCCTTTTGAAGAACGCTTTTCTCAAATTGAGATTGAAACCAATACTAATTGCAATCGCGCATGCCGTATTTGTCCTGTACGTTCCGCACCTCGTCGAGGGGGATTGATGGAAGATAGTCTCTACGCAACTCTTTTAGATCAACTTGAAGAGATGGATTATCGAGGTCGTCTTGCACCATTATTTTATAATGAACCATTTCTAGATTCACGTCTTGCTAATCTGATGGCGAAAGCAAGAGAAAAGCTTCCTCTTGCGGAGATCCTAGTCTATACTAACGGCTCATTGGCAACCGCTCAGAATCTAGCAGAATTAGTTGAAGCAGGTGTTGATGGTATCATTATTAGTCAGTATCAAGATAATGTGGGACGAGATGATGCCCGCCCACTCCTAAAAAGTTTAGATCCAAAAATACGACGACATGTACGTTATAGGATATTAACAGAAGAAGATCCTCTTTCTAATAGGGGTGGTCTAGTAAGAGTACGTAATCCAACGGGAAAAAATGTCTGTTTTCAGGCCTCTACCAATGCCATTGTTGATTATCGTGGTAATGTGGTATTGTGTTGTAATGATTATCAGACAACACATGTTTTTGGTAACATAAAAAATGCTTCAATAGTAGAAATTTGGAATAAGAAAGAGTTTAAACAGGTCCGAGCTGAACTGCGGCGAGGCATATTTGAATGGGAGATGTGCAAAGAATGCGCTGGAGAGAAGTGA
- a CDS encoding proteasome subunit beta, which translates to MTTEQLKTGTTTLGIVCKDGIVLAADKRATAGTMIVDKRADKVHILSDNFAATIAGSVSEAQLIIKLIRAELKLKEMRTLKSPTVKEAANLLGGMLYASLRRMSMFPAVAHFVLAGRDSTGLHLYDLFPDGSVTHVPDYISSGSGSVFAYGVLETQYRKDMSTAEGVKLAVKAVNTALNRDSASGNGIDVIIVTEKEIKRVMQKEVEVTL; encoded by the coding sequence ATGACTACTGAACAACTAAAAACAGGTACAACTACATTAGGAATTGTTTGTAAAGATGGTATTGTTCTTGCTGCTGATAAGCGTGCAACCGCTGGTACCATGATCGTTGACAAACGTGCTGATAAAGTCCATATTCTTTCTGATAATTTCGCCGCTACAATTGCTGGAAGTGTTTCCGAAGCTCAATTAATCATCAAACTTATTCGCGCAGAACTCAAACTCAAAGAGATGCGTACATTAAAATCTCCTACAGTCAAAGAAGCAGCAAATTTACTTGGTGGAATGCTCTATGCAAGTCTACGCCGTATGAGTATGTTTCCTGCCGTTGCTCATTTTGTCCTTGCAGGACGAGATAGCACTGGTCTTCATCTCTATGATCTTTTTCCTGATGGCAGTGTTACTCATGTTCCTGATTATATCTCCTCTGGATCTGGTTCCGTGTTTGCCTACGGAGTTCTCGAAACACAGTACAGAAAAGATATGTCAACCGCAGAAGGTGTCAAACTCGCAGTGAAAGCAGTCAATACTGCTCTTAACCGCGATAGTGCTTCAGGAAATGGTATAGATGTTATTATAGTCACTGAAAAAGAAATTAAGCGTGTTATGCAAAAAGAAGTTGAGGTTACTCTCTAA
- a CDS encoding beta-CASP ribonuclease aCPSF1 — translation MADILKEVIKVLPEGTIADAAFEGANIVLYTKNKEYFRDNEGTIRKAVSEFKKRIELRPDPSLCIDQEIAKKEIAKIIPEEAGIKEFIFDPPRSQVIIHAEKPGLVIGKQGELLRDVANKTFWIPHIKRVPPIRSKVIENIRSVLYENAAERKKFLDRTGHRIYDGWLREKKHEWVRLSCLGAARQVGRACFLLQTPESRVLLDCGIDPGEEGPETYPYLDAPEFNISEIDAVIIAHSHLDHSGLVPYLFKYGYQGPVYCTYPTRDVMALLQLDMIKIQRNEGKEPIYTSDEVRQMVLHSICLDFDEVADITPDVRLTFYNSGHILGSAIVHLNIGNGLHNFVYTGDIKYARTNVLEPANTQFPRVETLMIESTYGGKDNTMNEQEADEYMVKIIRDTFARGGKVLLPVLGSGRTQEIMVIVERAMREKLIPEAPVYIDGMLWDITAIHTAYPEYLSRNLRQQIFHQENNPFLSPIFKPIGSPKERQAVLESEESCIIMATSGMLTGGPSMEYFRELCSNPKHTLIFTCYQAPGSFGHRVREGEREIGFSQAGKQVVKEVKMEVQKVEITNHSDRRQLLNYVKRCNPQPRKIIVVNGESSRCLDFASSIHKTFRIETVAPKNLEVIRIR, via the coding sequence ATGGCCGATATTTTAAAAGAAGTAATTAAAGTTTTACCAGAAGGAACTATTGCTGATGCCGCATTTGAAGGGGCAAACATTGTTCTTTATACTAAAAATAAAGAGTACTTCCGCGACAATGAAGGAACTATTCGTAAAGCCGTTTCAGAGTTTAAGAAGCGTATCGAACTTCGCCCTGATCCCTCTCTTTGCATCGATCAAGAAATCGCCAAAAAAGAAATCGCGAAAATTATTCCTGAAGAAGCAGGTATTAAAGAGTTCATCTTCGACCCTCCTCGTTCTCAAGTCATAATTCACGCTGAAAAACCAGGTCTTGTAATTGGTAAACAAGGAGAACTTCTCCGTGACGTCGCCAATAAAACATTTTGGATCCCTCACATCAAACGTGTTCCTCCTATCCGTTCCAAAGTTATTGAAAACATTCGTTCTGTTCTCTATGAAAATGCAGCCGAACGTAAAAAATTTCTCGATCGTACTGGTCATCGTATTTATGATGGTTGGTTGCGTGAGAAAAAACATGAATGGGTTAGGCTCTCCTGCTTAGGAGCTGCTCGCCAAGTCGGTCGCGCCTGTTTCTTACTCCAAACTCCTGAATCAAGAGTTTTACTAGATTGTGGTATTGATCCGGGAGAAGAAGGTCCAGAAACCTACCCTTATCTTGATGCGCCAGAATTTAACATCAGTGAAATCGATGCTGTTATTATTGCTCACTCCCATCTCGATCATTCCGGTCTCGTTCCCTATCTATTCAAATATGGTTATCAAGGTCCAGTATATTGTACATATCCTACTCGCGATGTAATGGCTCTTCTTCAACTTGATATGATTAAAATACAACGCAATGAAGGAAAAGAACCAATCTACACCAGTGATGAAGTGCGTCAAATGGTGCTTCATAGCATTTGTTTAGATTTTGATGAAGTCGCTGATATTACACCTGATGTACGATTAACCTTTTACAACTCCGGTCATATCCTTGGCAGTGCTATCGTTCATCTCAATATTGGCAACGGTCTGCACAACTTTGTTTATACTGGCGATATAAAGTATGCTCGTACCAATGTTTTAGAACCTGCCAACACACAATTTCCTCGTGTTGAGACATTGATGATTGAATCAACCTATGGTGGTAAAGACAACACTATGAATGAACAAGAAGCAGATGAGTACATGGTTAAAATCATTCGCGATACATTTGCGCGAGGTGGTAAAGTTCTCTTACCTGTTCTTGGTTCAGGTCGAACACAAGAAATCATGGTTATTGTTGAACGTGCTATGCGCGAAAAATTAATTCCTGAGGCGCCAGTCTATATTGATGGGATGCTCTGGGATATCACGGCTATTCACACTGCTTATCCAGAATATCTCAGCCGCAATCTTCGTCAACAAATATTTCATCAAGAAAATAATCCTTTCTTATCCCCTATTTTCAAGCCAATTGGTTCACCAAAAGAACGTCAAGCAGTCTTAGAAAGTGAAGAATCTTGCATTATCATGGCAACCTCAGGAATGCTTACTGGTGGGCCATCTATGGAATACTTTAGGGAATTATGTTCCAATCCAAAACATACTTTGATCTTTACTTGTTACCAAGCTCCCGGCAGCTTTGGCCATCGCGTTCGTGAAGGTGAACGTGAAATTGGTTTCTCCCAAGCAGGGAAACAAGTCGTCAAAGAAGTTAAAATGGAAGTTCAAAAAGTAGAGATCACTAACCATTCCGATCGCCGACAATTGCTTAATTATGTAAAGAGATGTAATCCCCAGCCGCGCAAAATCATTGTTGTCAATGGAGAGAGTTCGCGATGCCTTGATTTTGCAAGTTCAATTCACAAAACATTCCGAATAGAAACGGTGGCTCCAAAGAATTTAGAAGTAATACGGATACGTTAA
- a CDS encoding HD domain-containing protein — protein MEFSQRGNIIYQRILRDPQVLLRLKGLRSYHPDSYRHVVRTGRFAIHLGEQMGLDDARLLGLGYGGALHDIGKLGVSHCILAKPGPLNDEEYGRMREHPRIGFNELGDFSIAQVPLMVVAHHEFQSRSYPRGRQRREMERRLRAVMMPRNYHRYHRSVDPQEVERYSFMTSVPHMTGWDYRRGVERRTRERREMNLEIITDAQIIAAADEYDALSCRRGYKEPFPADKVRRIMREDYKGPIQYIDLLLA, from the coding sequence ATGGAGTTCTCACAACGAGGGAATATAATTTATCAGCGAATTCTACGTGACCCACAAGTATTATTGCGTCTTAAAGGCCTTCGATCGTATCATCCAGATAGCTATAGGCACGTTGTACGAACAGGTAGATTTGCGATTCATCTTGGTGAACAGATGGGGCTTGATGATGCTCGCTTGCTGGGGTTAGGATATGGAGGAGCACTGCATGACATTGGTAAACTAGGAGTTTCGCATTGTATACTTGCTAAACCTGGCCCTCTTAATGATGAGGAATATGGAAGAATGAGAGAGCATCCGCGAATCGGGTTTAATGAATTAGGTGATTTTAGTATTGCGCAAGTACCTTTGATGGTCGTTGCACATCATGAATTCCAATCACGATCTTATCCACGAGGACGACAACGACGTGAAATGGAGAGACGATTACGGGCAGTTATGATGCCTAGGAATTATCATCGTTATCATCGAAGTGTAGATCCCCAAGAAGTCGAACGCTATTCTTTTATGACAAGTGTTCCTCACATGACTGGGTGGGATTATCGTCGGGGTGTGGAACGCCGAACCCGTGAGCGCCGTGAGATGAACTTAGAGATTATAACTGATGCACAAATCATTGCAGCCGCTGATGAATATGATGCATTGTCATGTCGACGTGGGTATAAAGAACCGTTTCCAGCAGATAAAGTACGTCGAATTATGAGAGAAGATTACAAAGGACCAATACAATATATTGATCTGCTGCTTGCGTAA